DNA from Streptomyces rishiriensis:
CGCGGGGCGATCGCCGCGTCCTCGGCGGCCCGGCCGAGCAGCGCCTCCAGGCCGTCGTGGCCGAGGCGGGTGGAGACGTACCAGGCGGTGCCCTCGCCGAGCCGGTGCCGGGTGACGGCGGGGTGGCCGGCGGTGAGGCCGTCGGCGTAGGTCCAGACGGTCTCGGCGCCGCGCGGCACCACGAACTCCGTCCACACGTCGCCGGCGAGTTCACCGGCGTCGGGACCGGTGACGCGCACGCTCTCCCCCTGGAGCAGCGGCGAGAACTCCTCGACGGTCAGGCCCAGTACGTCACGGAGCGCGCCGGGGTAGGCGCCCTCGTGGACGGCGTCGTGCTCGTCGACGATGCCGGAGAAGTACGACACCACGAGCGTGCCGCCGTTCGCGACGTAGTCCCGGAGGTTGTTCCCGGCCGCCTCCGTCATCAGGTACAGGGCGGGCACCACGACCATCGGGTACGGCGAGAGGTCGGCCTCGGGGTGGGCGAAGTCGACGGTGAGGTGGCGGTCGTAGAGGGCCTCGTAGAAGGCGTCGGCGCGCTCGCGCGGATCAGCGTCCTCGCTGGGCCGCCAGGCGAGGTTCTGCGCCCACCAGGAGTGCCAGTCCCACAGGACCGCCACGTCGGCCTCGGTGCGGGTGCCGCGGACGGCGCCGAGCGAGTCGAGGGAGGCGCCCAGCTCGACGACCTCGCGCCACACACGGGTGTCGGTGCCGCCGTGCGGGACCATCGCCGAGTGAAACTTCTCGGCGCCGCGCCGGGACTGCCGCCACTGGAAGAACATCGCGCCCTCGGAACCGCGGGCCACGTGGCCGAGGGAGTTGCGGGCCATCTGGCCGGGGGCCTTGGCGGGGTTGCGCGGCTGCCAGTTGACGCCCGAGGTCGAGTGCTCCAGGAGAATCCAGGGGGCGCCGCCCGCGACGGAGCGGGTGAGGTCGGCGGCCATCGCGAGGTTGACGTGGGTGCGGCGGCCGTCGGTGATCAGGTAGTGGTCGTTGGTGACGATGTCGACCTCGCGGCCCCAGGCCCAGTAGTCGACCGAGTCGCACTGGCTGAGGGCGGTCATGAAGTTGGTCGTCACCGGGAGGCCGGGCGCGAGACGGTGCAGGATGTCCCGCTCCGCGCGGAAGTTCTCGCGCATGGTGGCGTCGGCGAACCGCCGGTAGTCCAGGGCCTGCCCGGGGTTGCCGACGGTCGGGGTGGCGCGCGGCGGGTCGATGTCCCCGAAGCTCGCGTAGCGCTGGCCCCAGAAGGCGGTGCCCCAGGCTTCGTTGACGGCGTCGACCGTGCCGTACGTCGTCTCCAGCCAGTGGCGGAAGTGGGCGGCGCAGGAGTCGCAGTAGCAAGCCGAGACGGGGACGCCGTACTCGTTGTGCACGTGCCACATCGCCAGCGCCGGGTGGTCGCCGTACCGCTCGGCGAGGCGCGTGGTGATGTTCGCCGCGGCCGCGCGGTAGTCCGCGTTGCTGTGGCATATCGCGGCGCGGGAGCCGAACGCGTAGCGCACGCCTTCAGGGGTCACGGGCAGCGCTTCGGGGTGCTCGCGGTAGAACCAGACCGGCGGCGCCACGGTGGGGGTGCCCAGGTCGACGCGGATGCCGTTGTCGTGCAGCAGGCCGATCACGCGGTCCAGCCAGCCGAAGTCGTACTCCCCGCGCGAGGGCTCCAGCAGGGCCCAGGAGAAGATCCCGACGCTCACCATGGTGACGCCGGCCTCGCGCATCAGCCGGACGTCGTCCTGCCAGACGCTTTCCGGCCACTGCTCGGGGTTGTAGTCCCCCCCGAAGGCGAGCCTGGTGAGGCCCTTGGGGCTGGTCTCCGGCATGGATCTTCTCCCGTTTAATCGATCATTTGGGAACGTGCACACACGGTGGCGGCGTTCGGAGCCCAACATAACCGCACAGCAACAACCATTGACAAGTGTCCGGGATGTTTCTCTACTGTGAACGCTCACAGACAGCAGGGCGACTCCTCGCGACGGGCGGGGAGCCCGCCCATGCGATCGCATGGCAGGTTCTCGCACCGGGCGAGAACCCAGGTCAGGGGAGAGATCCATGCCCAACACGAAGCGCCGGCGGCTCTTTGTCAGAGGTGCGGCTGCCACCATCGCCGTCGCCCTCGGCGCCACCGCACTCGCCGCCTGCGGCTCGTCCGACGAGGACAGCGCCGAGTCCGGTCCGGTCTCGCTCACGTACTGGACGTGGACGCCCGGCATGGACAAGGTCGTGGACCTGTGGAACAAGGGCCAGGGCAAGAAGGACCAGATCACCGTCACGGTGAAGAAGCAGGCGTCCGGCGACACGCTGGTCACCAAGATCCTCACCGCGCACAAGGCCGGCAAGGCCCCCGACCTGGTCCAGGCCGAGTACCAGGCGCTGCCGACACTGGTCAGCAACGACGCGCTGGCGGACATAGCCAAGAACGTCGGCGACGCGAAGAGCAAGTTCGCCGACGGTGTCTGGCAGCAGACCACGCTGGGCACGGACGCCGTCTACGCGGTGCCGCAGGACATCGGCCCGATGATGTTCTACTACCGCGCGGACCTCTTCAAGCAGTACGGCCTGACGGTCCCGACGACCTGGGAGCAGTTCGCGGCGACCGCCCGCGCGCTGAAGGAGAAGGCTCCGGACACGGACCTCACGACCTTCTCCGCCAACGACTCCGGTCTCTTCGCGGGCCTCGCCCAGCAGGCCGGCGCCAAGTGGTGGACCACCTCCGGCGACAAGTGGAACGTCGGCATCAACGACGCCGCCACGAAGAAGGTCGCCGACTTCTGGGGCGGCCTCGTCAAGGAGGGCGCCATCGACAACCAGCCGATGTACACGCCGGCCTGGAACAAGGCGCTCAACACCGGCAAGCAGATCGCCTGGGTCTCCGCCGTGTGGGCCCCGGGCACCCTGACCACCGCCGCGCCCGACACCAAGGGCAAGTGGGCCATGGCCCCGCTCCCGCAGTGGTCGAACAGCGAGAACGTCACCGGCAGCTGGGGCGGATCCTCCACCGCCGTGACGACGGACTCGAAGCACAAGGAGGCCGCCGCCGAGTTCGCCGCCTGGCTGAACACCGACGGTGACGCCCTCAACGCGCTGGCCAAGGAGAGCGGCATCTACCCGGCCTCCACCTCGGCCCAGCTCAGCGGCGCCTTCACCACCCCGCCGGACTACTTCTCGAACCAGGCGGACTTCTACACCACGGCCGCCAAGATCGCGAAGACCACGGCGCCGTCGGCCTGGGGCCCGAACGTGAACGTCGCCTACACGACCTTCAAGGACGCGTTCGGCGCCGCCGCGAAGGACAAGTCGGACTTCTCCGCCGCTCTGGACAAGATGCAGGCGGACACGGTCGCCGACCTCGAGAAGCAGGGCTTCGAGGTCTCCGAGTGACGACCGCACGCCGGAGGTCGTACGGGGTCAAGGGGGCCCCGTACGCCTTCCTCCTCCCCGCGACTCTTCTCTTCGCCCTGTTCTTCGCGCTGCCCATCGGGTACGCGGTGTGGCTCAGCTTCCGCAAGGTGCGCGTCTCCGGCCTCGGCCTGGGTTCGGGCGCACGCAAGGAGGTCTGGGCCGGCCTCGGGAACTACACCGACGCCTTCACCGACAGCGAGCTGCTCGACGGCGCGCTGCGCGTCCTCGGCTACGGCTGCATCGTCGTCCCGGTGATGCTGGGCCTGGCGCTGCTGTTCGCGCTGATGCTCGACTCCGACAAGGTGCGGCTCGCGCCGTTCACCCGGCTCGCGATCTTCCTGCCGTACGCCATCCCCGGCGTGGTCGCCGCACTGCTGTGGGGCTTCCTCTACCTGCCCGACGTCAGCCCGTTCTACTTCGTGCTGGAGCGGCTGGGCATGCCGCAGCCGGATCTGCTGGACGGCGGTCCGCTGTACCTCGCCCTGTCGAACATCGCGGTCTGGGGCGGCACCGGCTTCAACATGATCGTCATCTACACCTCGTTGCAGGCCATTCCGGCCGAGGTGTACGAGGCGGCGAAGCTGGACGGCGCGACCCCGACACAGATCGCGCTGCGGATCAAGATCCCGATGGTGGCGCCCTCGCTGGTGCTGACCTTCTTCTTCTCGATCATCGCCACCCTCCAGGTGTTCAACGAGCCGACCACCCTCAAGCCGCTCACCAACTCCGTGTCCACGACCTGGAGTCCGCTGATGAAGGTGTACCGGGACGCGTTCGGCACCGGAGACATCTACCAGGCGGCCGCCGAGGCCGTGATCATCGCCTTCGCCACGCTGGTGCTCTCCTTCGGCTTCCTGCGGGCCGCGAACCGTCGCAACAAGCAGGACGCCAGTCATGAAGGGGCACGATGAGTTCTCTCGCCGTCCAGAAGGCCTCCCCGGCCACCGGTACCACGGGCGCCGCCCGGAGCCGTCCGCCGCTGCGCGGCCGGATCGCCCTGGTGCCGACGATCACGCTGCTGCTGGGGGCGCTCTACTGCCTGCTCCCGGTGGCCTGGGTGGTGATCGCGTCCACCAAGTCCGGCAGTGAGCTGTTCTCCACGTTCACGTTCCTGCCGGGCAGCGGCTTCACCGACAACGTGCACGATCTCAACGCCTACCGCGACGGCATCTACTGGCAGTGGATGGCCAACTCCGCCCTGTACGCCGTGCTCGGCGCGCTGCTGTCGACGGCTGTGTCGGCGTTCAGCGGATACGCGCTGGCGATATACCGCTTCCGGGGCCGCGAGACGCTGTTCAACGTCCTGCTGGCCGGCGTGCTCATGCCGCCGATCATCCTCGCCATCCCCCAGTACCTGCTGATGGCGAAGGCGGATCTCACGGACTCCTACTGGTCCGTGCTGCTCCCGCAGATCCTCTCGCCGTACGGCGTCTACCTCGCCCGCATCTACGCGGCCGCGGCCGTGCCGAGCGACGTGGTGGAGGCCGGCCGGATGGACGGCGCGAGCGAGTGGCGGATCTTCACCAGGGTCGCGCTCCCGATGATGGTGCCCGGCATGGTGACGGTGTTCCTCTTCCAGTTCGTGGCGATCTGGAACAACTTCCTGCTGCCCTACATCATGCTCAGCGACGACGAGAAGTTCCCGATCACCCTCGGTCTGTTCACCCTCCTCGAACAGGGCGCCAACACCCCGGCGCTCTACACGCTGGTGATCACCGGCGCGTTCCTCGCGGTGATCCCGCTGGTGGCGCTGTTCCTGGTCATTCAACGGTTCTGGAGCCTGGATCTGCTGTCCGGAGCCGTAAAGTCATGACCATGAACAATGGTGCGGGGGGCCGCCGCAGACCGCCGACCATCCACGACGTGGCGCGGGAGGCGGGCGTCTCACGGGGTACCGTCTCGCGCGTGCTCAACGGTGGACACTACGTGAGCCCCACCGCGGCCGAGGCGGTCAACGCCGCCATCCGCAGGACGGGTTACGTCGTGAACCGGCATGCCCGTTCGCTGATCACCGGCCGTTCCGACTCGGTGGGTTTCCTGCTGACGGAGCCCCAGGAGCGGTTCTTCGAGGACCCCAACTTCAATGTCCTGCTGCGCGGTTGCACGCAGGCGCTGGCCGCGCACGACATCCCCCTCCTGCTGATGCTGGCCGGGACGGAGGACGAACGGCGCCGTATCACCCGCTACATCACCGCCGGGCATGTCGACGGGGTGCTGCTGGTCTCCAGCCACTCCGGGGACCCGATCGCCACGGAGCTGCGCGAGGCGGGCGTCCCGCTGGTCGCGTGCGGCAAGCCGATCGGGATCGGGTCCAAGGTGAGTTACGTGGCCGCCGACGACCGCGACGGCGCCCGCGACATGGTGCGCCATCTGCTGGCGCAGGGGCGTCGGCGGGTCGGCGTGGTCACCGGGCCACTGGACACCCCCGGTGGGGTGGAGCGGCTCGCCGGCTACCGGGAGGTGCTCGCCGAGGCGGGCGTCGACTACGACGAGCGGATCGTCGTCTCCGGTGACTACAGCCGGGCCAGCGGCGAGGCGGGCGCCGAGCGGCTGCTGGCGCAGGCACCGGACCTCGACGCGGTGTTCGTCGCGTCCGACCTGATGGCCCAGGGCGTGCTGACGGCGCTGCACCGGGCCGGCCGGCGGGTGCCCGAGGACGTCGCGGTCGGCGGCTTCGACGACTCCCCGGCCGCGACCGCGGCCAGCCCCTCACTGACCACCATCCGGCAGCCCTGGGACCGGATCAGCAGCGAGATGGTCCGGGTGCTGCTCGCCCAGATCGGGGGCGAGGACCCGGCGGCGGTGATCCTGCCGACGGAGCTGGTGAAGCGGGAGTCGACGTAACGGAGCGGCCGTGCGCGCCGGGAACCGGTCAGGATCGGAGAAGCCGTCCACGGCTCCCCGGCCTAGCGTGAGCAGTGCGGGAACAACGGACCGTTCCCGCGCACCGCACGTCACCGAGGAGAACGCCATGAGCGCCGGATTGCAGACGATCATCTACCCCGTCAAGGACCTCGACCGGGCGAAGGCCCTGTTCGGCGCGCTCCTCGGGGTCGAGCCCTACGCCGACGAGCCGTACTACGTCGGCTACAAGGCCGCCGGGCAGGATGTGGGTCTCGACCCGAACGGGCACGGCAAGGGCATGACCGGACCGGTTCCCTACTGGCACGTCACGGATCTGCGCGAGCGGCTCGCCGCGCTGGTGGCGGCGGGGGCGGAACTGCTCCAGGACGCGCAGGACGTCGGCGGCGGCAGGCTGATCGCCTTCGTGAAGGACGCGGACGGCAACCAGGTGGGGCTGCTCCAGGACCCGGCCGCCTGAGGGCGGCCGAGGCGTGCGCCCCACGCTTGCACCCGCACTAGTTGCACGCTCAATGAATCGTCGCTTCGGTGTTACCGTGCAGGTATGGCAGCGAACACGGTCGGGGCGGGCCTCGAGGAGCGGTGGCGGGACATCCTGTCGGTGCACGCGCGCACCATGTGCGAGATCGATCGCGCACTGCATCCGCACGGCCTGGGCGCGAGCGACTTCGAGGTGCTCGACATCCTCGCGTCCGAGGCGCCCCGGGAGGGCGACCAGTGCCGGGTGCAGAACCTCGTGGGACGGGTGCACCTCAGTCAGAGCGCGCTGTCCCGCCTCATCGGCCGCCTGGAGAAAGAGGGCCTGGTCGAGCGTTCCGTCTGCGTGGAGGACCGGCGCGGGGTGTGGGTCGCCCTGACCCGCAAGGGCCGCGACCTGCACACCGAGGTGCTGCCGCTCCAGCGGGCGGTGCTGGGCCGGATGCTGGCCGGGTCCTAGACAGCCGGACCGACCGGCTCCCCCGGCCTGCGGGGGAGCCCCCACCCGGGGGAAACGTCCGCCGGTCAGCGGGCCAGCAGCGTGCGGACCCCTTCCGAGGTGAGCGTCAGCGGGTGGTCGCCGGCCGCGTCGATGGAGAGGGACAGCTCACCGGTCGGCCACTGCGCGGCGAGCGCGCCGAGGGGCACGAGGCGGTAGCGGGCGACCTCCGGCAGCAGGTCCGCCATCTCCGGTTCGGAGGTGAAGACCGGCACGACGGGCGCGCCACCGGGCTGTTCGAGGACGGGCAACGCGACCGTGGCCGGATTGGTGACGTCCTCGTCGATGGCGTCGTCGGGCACGGGCACGAGGACGTCGCAGTGCGCGAGCGTGTCCAGTGCGGCGGTGTCCTCGGTGTCCCGGGCCAACGCGTCCAGCGCCAGCGCGGCAGGGTTGTTGGTGCGGTCGTGCGCGGGTGTCTCCATGACGATCTCCCCTGGTAGCGGCAGTCCGGCCACGCGTACCCGACCGGCACTCGCTCAATCCCCCGTCGGCGCCCCGGGGGCCGATCGCCACATTCCCGGCACACATCGCGGTGATCCGTGCGATCGGCGTGGTCGGGGTGGTTCATGCGGTCCACGTGATCCAGGCATCCACATGAATCACGTGGTCCATGCAGTCATGCAGTCCATGGACTGCATGACTGCATGACTGCATGGACCACATGGAGACCGTGTAGCCAAGTAGCCCCCGTGTTCCAGGTGGCTGCACGGGACGTGGCTGCACGGAACATGGCCGCGCCACCCCATGCCCGCCGGTCCCACGCTCCGGGAAGCGGTCCGCGAACGACGTGCACAGCTGAGCGCGGGCCCGCTTGAATGATCGAATGACCGGAGGGTTAGCATATGAGCGCCACCTAGCTCGAAAGATAGGCCCGTGACGCTCAACGACGATTCGTTCACCAACTGGAAGAACCGCGAGGAGATCGCGGAGTCGATGATCCCGATGATCGGGAAGCTGCACCGCGAGCGGGACGTGACCGTCCTGCTGCACAGCCGCTCCCTGGTGAACAAGTCGGTGGTCAGCATCCTCAAGACCCACCGGTTCGCCCGCCAGATCGCGGGCGAGGAGCTCTCGGTCACCGAGACGCTGCCGTTCCTCGAGACCCTCGTCGCACTCGACCTGGGCCCGTCGCAGATCGACATCGGCATGCTCGCCGCGACCTACCGCGCCGACCACCGGGGTCTGTCGGTGGCGGAGTTCACCGCCGAGGCCGTGGCCGGCGCCACCGGTGCGAACAAGATCGAGCGGCGCGAACCGCGCGACGTCGTCCTGTACGGCTTCGGCCGCATCGGCCGGCTCGTCGCCCGTCTGCTCATCGAGAAGTCCGGCTCCGGCAACGGCCTGCGACTGCGCGCCATCGTGGTGCGCGGCGGCGGCGACCAGGATCTCGTCAAGCGCGCGTCCCTGCTGCGCCGCGACTCGGTGCACGGCCAGTTCCAGGGCACGATCACGGTCGACGAGGCCAACAACCGGATCATCGCCAACGGCAACGAGATCACGGTGATCTACGCCGACGACCCGAGCCAGGTCGACTACACGGAGTACGGCGTGCGCAACGCCATCCTCATCGACAACACCGGCAAGTGGCGCGACCGCGAGGGCCTCTCCAAGCACCTGCGACCGGGCATCGACAAGGTCGTGCTGACCGCGCCCGGCAAGGGCGACGTGCCGAACATCGTGCACGGCGTCAACCACGACACGATCAAGCCGGACGAGCAGATCCTGTCCTGCGCCTCCTGCACCACCAACGCGATCGTCCCGCCGCTGAAGGCGATGGCCGACGAGTACGGTGTGCTGCGCGGCCATGTGGAGACCGTCCACTCGTTCACCAACGACCAGAACCTGCTGGACAACTACCACAAGGCCGACCGTCGCGGCCGTTCGGCGCCGCTGAACATGGTCATCACCGAGACCGGCGCGGCCTCCGCCGTCGCCAAGGCGCTGCCCGACCTCAAGGCGCCGATCACCGGCAGCTCGATCCGGGTGCCGGTGCCGGACGTCTCGATCGCGATCCTCAGCCTGCGGCTGGGCCGGGAGACGACCCGCGCGGAGGTCCTCGATCACCTCCGCGAGGTCTCACTGACCTCGCCGCTCAAGCGCCAGATCGACTTCACCACGGCGCCGGACGCGGTCTCGATGGACTTCATCGGCTCGCGCCACTCCTCGATCATCGACGCCGGCGCCACGAAGGTCGACGGTGACAACGCGATCCTCTACCTCTGGTACGACAACGAGTTCGGCTACTCCTGCCAGGTCGTCCGTGTCGTCCAGCACGTCTCCGGGGTGGAGTACCCGACGTACCCGGCGACGGGCGTCTGAGACCGCGCGACCGAAGGAGTGGGGCGCCCTGGGCCGAGGGCGCCCCACTCCCGTGTGTCAGGCCGCCGTCTCCGGACGGTCGGCCTCGGCCCAGTGGGTGTGGAAGGCGCCGGGACGGTCGGTGCGCTCGTAGGTGTGGGCGCCGAAGTAGTCGCGCTGCCCCTGGAGAAGCGCGGCGGGCAGGCGCTCCGCGCGCAGGGTGTCGTAGTGGGCGAGCGCTGCCGAGAAGGCGGGCACGGGGATGCCACGGCGAGCCGCGGAGGCCACGGTCTCCCGCCAGGGCACCTGCGCGTCCGTGATCTCCATGGCGAACTCCATTTCGCCGAGCAGGCTGACCAGGTCCGGGTCGGTGGCGTACGCGGCGCGGATGCGGTCGAGGAACGAGGCGCGGATGATGCAGCCGCCGCGCCAGATCCGGGCGACCGCACCGAGGTCGATCTTCCAGCCGAACTCGCCGGCCGCGTCCTGGATCATCTTCCAGCCCTGGTCGTAGGCGATGACCTTCGAGGCGTACAGGGCGTGTTCGACCTGCGAGGTGAAGCGGGTGGCCTCGGTGCGGCTGAGCGGGGGCGTGGTGCCGCCGGGGAGGCCGGCGTAGGCGGCGCGCAGCGCGCTCTGACCGGAGGCGGCGCGCGAGAAGGTGGCCTGGGCGATGGCCGTGACCGGGGAGCCGAGGTCCAGGGCGGTCTGCACGGTCCAGCGGCCGGTGCCCTTCTGACCGGCGGCGTCGGCGACGACGTCGACGAACGCCAGGCCGGTGGCGGCGTCGGTGTGGGCGAGGACCTCGGCGGTGATCTCGATGAGATAGGAGCCGAGCCGGCCCTCGTTCCAGCTGCGGAAGATGTCGGCGATCTCGGACGGGGTGTAGCCGGCGACCTGGCGCAGCAGGTCG
Protein-coding regions in this window:
- the gndA gene encoding NADP-dependent phosphogluconate dehydrogenase; translation: MNATAAIGVTGLGVMGRNLARNFARNGYTVAVHNRSAGRTRALVEEFGHEGAFVPAESAADFVAALERPRRLMIMVQAGAVTDAVIDEFAPLLEPGDMIIDGGNAHYADTRRREEALRERGLHFVGAGVSGGEEGALNGPAVMVGGSTESYDVLGPMFESISAKVGGEPCATHIGTDGAGHFVKMVHNGIEYADMQLIAEAYDLLRQVAGYTPSEIADIFRSWNEGRLGSYLIEITAEVLAHTDAATGLAFVDVVADAAGQKGTGRWTVQTALDLGSPVTAIAQATFSRAASGQSALRAAYAGLPGGTTPPLSRTEATRFTSQVEHALYASKVIAYDQGWKMIQDAAGEFGWKIDLGAVARIWRGGCIIRASFLDRIRAAYATDPDLVSLLGEMEFAMEITDAQVPWRETVASAARRGIPVPAFSAALAHYDTLRAERLPAALLQGQRDYFGAHTYERTDRPGAFHTHWAEADRPETAA
- a CDS encoding ABC transporter substrate-binding protein, with protein sequence MPNTKRRRLFVRGAAATIAVALGATALAACGSSDEDSAESGPVSLTYWTWTPGMDKVVDLWNKGQGKKDQITVTVKKQASGDTLVTKILTAHKAGKAPDLVQAEYQALPTLVSNDALADIAKNVGDAKSKFADGVWQQTTLGTDAVYAVPQDIGPMMFYYRADLFKQYGLTVPTTWEQFAATARALKEKAPDTDLTTFSANDSGLFAGLAQQAGAKWWTTSGDKWNVGINDAATKKVADFWGGLVKEGAIDNQPMYTPAWNKALNTGKQIAWVSAVWAPGTLTTAAPDTKGKWAMAPLPQWSNSENVTGSWGGSSTAVTTDSKHKEAAAEFAAWLNTDGDALNALAKESGIYPASTSAQLSGAFTTPPDYFSNQADFYTTAAKIAKTTAPSAWGPNVNVAYTTFKDAFGAAAKDKSDFSAALDKMQADTVADLEKQGFEVSE
- a CDS encoding carbohydrate ABC transporter permease codes for the protein MTTARRRSYGVKGAPYAFLLPATLLFALFFALPIGYAVWLSFRKVRVSGLGLGSGARKEVWAGLGNYTDAFTDSELLDGALRVLGYGCIVVPVMLGLALLFALMLDSDKVRLAPFTRLAIFLPYAIPGVVAALLWGFLYLPDVSPFYFVLERLGMPQPDLLDGGPLYLALSNIAVWGGTGFNMIVIYTSLQAIPAEVYEAAKLDGATPTQIALRIKIPMVAPSLVLTFFFSIIATLQVFNEPTTLKPLTNSVSTTWSPLMKVYRDAFGTGDIYQAAAEAVIIAFATLVLSFGFLRAANRRNKQDASHEGAR
- a CDS encoding MarR family winged helix-turn-helix transcriptional regulator gives rise to the protein MAANTVGAGLEERWRDILSVHARTMCEIDRALHPHGLGASDFEVLDILASEAPREGDQCRVQNLVGRVHLSQSALSRLIGRLEKEGLVERSVCVEDRRGVWVALTRKGRDLHTEVLPLQRAVLGRMLAGS
- a CDS encoding carbohydrate ABC transporter permease; the encoded protein is MSSLAVQKASPATGTTGAARSRPPLRGRIALVPTITLLLGALYCLLPVAWVVIASTKSGSELFSTFTFLPGSGFTDNVHDLNAYRDGIYWQWMANSALYAVLGALLSTAVSAFSGYALAIYRFRGRETLFNVLLAGVLMPPIILAIPQYLLMAKADLTDSYWSVLLPQILSPYGVYLARIYAAAAVPSDVVEAGRMDGASEWRIFTRVALPMMVPGMVTVFLFQFVAIWNNFLLPYIMLSDDEKFPITLGLFTLLEQGANTPALYTLVITGAFLAVIPLVALFLVIQRFWSLDLLSGAVKS
- a CDS encoding SseB family protein; translation: METPAHDRTNNPAALALDALARDTEDTAALDTLAHCDVLVPVPDDAIDEDVTNPATVALPVLEQPGGAPVVPVFTSEPEMADLLPEVARYRLVPLGALAAQWPTGELSLSIDAAGDHPLTLTSEGVRTLLAR
- a CDS encoding VOC family protein, giving the protein MSAGLQTIIYPVKDLDRAKALFGALLGVEPYADEPYYVGYKAAGQDVGLDPNGHGKGMTGPVPYWHVTDLRERLAALVAAGAELLQDAQDVGGGRLIAFVKDADGNQVGLLQDPAA
- a CDS encoding glyceraldehyde-3-phosphate dehydrogenase, whose translation is MTLNDDSFTNWKNREEIAESMIPMIGKLHRERDVTVLLHSRSLVNKSVVSILKTHRFARQIAGEELSVTETLPFLETLVALDLGPSQIDIGMLAATYRADHRGLSVAEFTAEAVAGATGANKIERREPRDVVLYGFGRIGRLVARLLIEKSGSGNGLRLRAIVVRGGGDQDLVKRASLLRRDSVHGQFQGTITVDEANNRIIANGNEITVIYADDPSQVDYTEYGVRNAILIDNTGKWRDREGLSKHLRPGIDKVVLTAPGKGDVPNIVHGVNHDTIKPDEQILSCASCTTNAIVPPLKAMADEYGVLRGHVETVHSFTNDQNLLDNYHKADRRGRSAPLNMVITETGAASAVAKALPDLKAPITGSSIRVPVPDVSIAILSLRLGRETTRAEVLDHLREVSLTSPLKRQIDFTTAPDAVSMDFIGSRHSSIIDAGATKVDGDNAILYLWYDNEFGYSCQVVRVVQHVSGVEYPTYPATGV
- a CDS encoding LacI family DNA-binding transcriptional regulator is translated as MTMNNGAGGRRRPPTIHDVAREAGVSRGTVSRVLNGGHYVSPTAAEAVNAAIRRTGYVVNRHARSLITGRSDSVGFLLTEPQERFFEDPNFNVLLRGCTQALAAHDIPLLLMLAGTEDERRRITRYITAGHVDGVLLVSSHSGDPIATELREAGVPLVACGKPIGIGSKVSYVAADDRDGARDMVRHLLAQGRRRVGVVTGPLDTPGGVERLAGYREVLAEAGVDYDERIVVSGDYSRASGEAGAERLLAQAPDLDAVFVASDLMAQGVLTALHRAGRRVPEDVAVGGFDDSPAATAASPSLTTIRQPWDRISSEMVRVLLAQIGGEDPAAVILPTELVKREST
- a CDS encoding beta-galactosidase: MPETSPKGLTRLAFGGDYNPEQWPESVWQDDVRLMREAGVTMVSVGIFSWALLEPSRGEYDFGWLDRVIGLLHDNGIRVDLGTPTVAPPVWFYREHPEALPVTPEGVRYAFGSRAAICHSNADYRAAAANITTRLAERYGDHPALAMWHVHNEYGVPVSACYCDSCAAHFRHWLETTYGTVDAVNEAWGTAFWGQRYASFGDIDPPRATPTVGNPGQALDYRRFADATMRENFRAERDILHRLAPGLPVTTNFMTALSQCDSVDYWAWGREVDIVTNDHYLITDGRRTHVNLAMAADLTRSVAGGAPWILLEHSTSGVNWQPRNPAKAPGQMARNSLGHVARGSEGAMFFQWRQSRRGAEKFHSAMVPHGGTDTRVWREVVELGASLDSLGAVRGTRTEADVAVLWDWHSWWAQNLAWRPSEDADPRERADAFYEALYDRHLTVDFAHPEADLSPYPMVVVPALYLMTEAAGNNLRDYVANGGTLVVSYFSGIVDEHDAVHEGAYPGALRDVLGLTVEEFSPLLQGESVRVTGPDAGELAGDVWTEFVVPRGAETVWTYADGLTAGHPAVTRHRLGEGTAWYVSTRLGHDGLEALLGRAAEDAAIAPRADLPYDVEVVRRSGETGSYLFAINHTATDAKVPLETPGTELLTGERAAGRLAVPAGAVRVVRLDG